From the Mycobacterium noviomagense genome, the window AGCTACCCGGATTTGGTTGGCGCGCTTGGCAAACGGATAGGCCAGGCGGCTGTCAGTGATCGACGTGCAGGCGTCCAGGCTGAGCAGGTCGTCGGCGGGCGTATTGGCCAGTTGATGCTGCAGCTGGGGATCAAGCGCTGGGTACATGTGACCGGCCATGCTGGCTATCACGACACCGGCCCCGCCAGGGGCGATGATCCGGCCGAACTCGTCGAGAACCAGCGCGACGCCGAGCAGGTCGACCGCCAAAACCCTGTCAGCGGAGGCCTGTTGCGGCGAAAGGCCGGCGGTGTGGACCACCGCCGTGACTCGTCCGGCTGCCGTGGCCGCCTCCGCCAGGGCGGCGACCGAGCTTCGTGAGGTGACGTCGACTTCGCGGGTCAAGACCTGGTTCCCGTCGCGGCTGAGTGCATCTGCTGCAGCATCGAGGCGCGATTTGTCGATGTCCGCCAACACGATTGCGTGACCCGCACCGATACGGCGGGCGATCGCCAGCCCCATCCCACCGGAACCGATGACGACCAAGACCTCTTTGTCATTCGATCGGGCTGCCATGTGCCTTCCTCTGTCGGCTACGAGATTTCCATGAAGCGACGCGTCAGCCGAAGCAGCTGAGAACGCAGCGCGTCATCGTCGACGTCGGCGACCAGTGGATGCATGACGCCGACAGCGATGGCGCCCGAAAGCATCGCCGCCGTCGCCTGGGCGTCATCGCCGGCGTCGCCGACCAGCACGCTGTAGAGCCGCTGGATGAACTGCTGAAAGGGCTGGTGCTCGGCGAGTAGCCGAACGATGACGGGGTCGAACTGCAGGGTGCTGGCAGCGCCGCGCCGCTCGATGGCCACGTCGATGACCCGCTCGAGCAGCAATTCGCGGGCCCGCGGCTGGCTTTGCTCGACCTCGGCAGCCTCCAGCGCTTCCTCTAATCCACCGAGTTCGCGCTCGGTGAGCGCAATGACGATCTCTTCCTTCGTTTTGAACTGGTGATAGACAGCCGCTTTGGTAACGCCGATCTCGTCGGCGATCATCTGCAACGACGTCCCGCTCACGCCGTTCTCCCCGATCAGCTTCAGCGCGGCGTCGAGAATGCGCGTCTGAGCGGCGCTGCGCGTGATGTCACGGAATCGGCTTTCCGCCCGGGTAGCGGCCACACAAAGAGGGTAGTCGATCGGCTACCGACCGCCGAGCTAGCCGCGGGTGCTCGCAGATTCCGGTGAGACAAGGCGCTCGGCGGCGGTGTAGGGATCGTCGCGCCCGTCGGCGACGGACTCGGCAAGCCGGTCGAGGTCGGGACGAGTGCGCAGCCGGGTTTGCGCCAGCGACAGGATCTGAGCGCGTGCGCGGGCGATCCGGCGTGCCCGGTTGTCGGTGCGGTGGTGGTCGTCAATGGCCTCCACCAACTCCGGGACACCTTCCCCTTTCGCGGCGACGAGCATCAGGATCGGGGCCTTGGTCTCAGCGCGCAGGTCTCTCACGGTCTGCTCGGCGCCGTCGCGGTCGGCCTTGTTGACCACGACGATGTCGGCGACCTCCAGCAGGCCCGCTTTGGCGGCCTGCACTGCGTCGCCCGCTCCGGGGTTGAGGATGACGACGGTTGGGTCGGCGACAGCGGCGATCTCGATCTCCGACTGGCCCACACCTACCGTCTCCAGCAAGATCACGTCGTAGCGCAGCGCTCCCAGCAGCCGGATGGCCGCGGGAACGGCGGCGGCCAAACCGCCCAGATGGCCGCGGGTGGCCAGCGAACGGATCAAGACGTGAGAGTCGTTAATATGCCTGGTCATTCGGATCCGATCGCCGAGCAGCGCGCCGCCACTGAACGGCGACGACGGGTCGACAGCGAGCACGGCCACCCGAAATTCGCGCTGCCGGTAGGCCCCGACGAGGGCCGCGATCGTCGTCGACTTGCCTGCGCCCGGCGGTCCGGTGATCCCGACGACCCGTGCCGGCGACGGTTCGATACTTGCCAGAACTTCATCGCGCCGGTCACTTTCGACCAGGCTGAGCAATCGACCGGCGGCGCGTGGGGAGCCGTTGCGCGCGGCGGCGATCAGCTCGGGGATGTTCACCTGAACATCATGGCGCCGGAACCTCGATGACGGTGGCAGAACCCATCCCGCCGCCGGCGCACATGGCCGCGACGCCGAGGCCGCCGCCGCGCCGGCGCAGTTCGTGGACCAGCGTGACCAGCATCCTTGCGCCGGTGGCCGCGACCGGATGCCCCAGCGAGCAGCCGCTGCCGTTGACGTTGACGCGGTCGGGATCGAGGTCGAGCAGCTTGACCGTGGCCACGCACATCGACGCGAACGCCTCGTTGACTTCGAACAGGTCGACATCGGAGAGCGAAAGGTGGGCGCGGGCAAGGGCTTTCGGGATCACCTCGACAGGCGCCAAGCCGGTGGAAGCAGGATCGACACCGACCGACGCCCACGACCGCACGGTGGCCAATGCCGGCAGCCCCAGGCGGTCGCTGGCGATCGTCAGCACGGCAGCGCCGTCGTTGGCGCCACAGGCATTTCCGGCGGTGATCGAGAATCCCTCGATCTCGGGGTGCAGCGGCTTCAGCGCGGCCAGCTTCTCCATGCTGGTGTCGCGGCGCGGATGCTCGTCGACCGCGAAGAGCCCGTGCGGGGTTTCGATAGGAATGGTCTCTTCTTTCAAGCGGCCCTCGTCGATTGCCGAGATGGCGTTGCGATGCGACCGTAGCGCCCAGGCGTCCATCTCCTCGCGGCTGATGCCCGCTTTGACGGCGGCGTTCCACCCGACAGTGATCGACATGTCGAGGTTGGGGGCGTCGGGCCGGTCGGGGTGGGTCGGTGGGAACCAGTCGACCCACTCACCGTCTACCTGGATGCGCGAGCGCGGCGACGTCGACGCCGAGTTCACGCCCCCGGCGATGATCAGCTGGTCCATGCCGGCGCGAATGCTGGCCGCGGCGCTTTGCACTGCCGCCTGCCCGGCCGCGCAGTGCCGGTTGTTGGCCAGACCGGGCACTGAAGTGAGCCCTGCGGTCATCGCCGCGTGCCTGGCCAGCACGCCGCCGCCGTAGAGGCCCTCGCCGAAAATCACGTCGTCCACCTGGGCTGACTCCAGGCCGGCGGCTGCTTCCGACACCACGAGGTGGGCCAGGTCGTAGGCGCTGGTGTCGCGCAGCGTCCCTTTCTTGGCGGTGCCGATGGGAGTTCGCAGGGCGGACACTATGACGGCTTCAGGCACGGGAGTCTCCATTCGCAGCGATATGAGAACATTATTCTCTCAATACGAGAGTACGCGTCGCAAGAAGGGGAGCCGTATGCAGATAAGTGGTAGCTCCGCGCTCGTCGTCGGCGGTGCCGGCGGTCTCGGCGAAGCCACCGTTCGTCGGCTGCATGCCGCGGGCGCGAAGGTGGTTGTCGCCGATCTGGCCGACGACAAAGGCAAGGAATTGGCGAGCGAGCTCGGTGCCCGCTATGTGCGGACCGACGCCACCAACACTGACGATGTTCAGGCAGCGTTGGCTGAGGCGGAATCGCTTGGCCCGCTGCGGATTTCGGTGGATGCGCATGGCGGTCCGGCCAGTGGCGGACGGCTGGTCGGCAAGGACGGCAGCCCGTTGGACCTCGACGGGTTCAAGACGACGATCGACGTCTACTTAACCGGTGTGTTCAACGTGATGCGGTTGGCCGCTGCCGCCATGGCGCGCCAGGAACCAGTCGACGGCGCCCGCGGCGTCATCGTCAACACCGCATCGATCGCGGCGTATGAGGGACAGATCGGCCAGCTGCCCTACGCGGCGGCCAAAGGCGGCGTCGTCTCCATGACCCTGGTGGCGGCACGAGATCTCTCGCCGCTGGGCATCCGCGTCGTGACCATCGCTCCCGGCACATTCTTGACGCCCGCCTACGGCCAAGCCGGCGACCAGTTGGAGGCGTACTGGGGCCCGCAGGTACCGTTCCCGAAGCGGATGGGCCAACCGGCGGAGTACGCGGCGTTCGTGCAGAGCATCGTCGAAAACGACTACCTCAACGGCGAAGTCATCCGACTCGACGGCGCATTGCGCTTCCCGCCGAAGTAGGCGCCCTTGTTGCGCCGAGCGTGAAGTTAGCTCCACGCTGGGGCATCGAGCGTGAGCCCAGCTTCACGCTCGGCGCGCACCCGGGCGTCAGTTCTTGCCGGCGGTCAGCTTGGTGACGATCGAGCGGAAGTCCTCGGTCTGGAAGGACTGATTCTCGGCGGTCAGGGCGAAGTCGAGCGTGGCCAACACCGCGCGTTCGAGGTGCACGTTGAGCACCCGCTTGGTGCTCTCGACGGCCTGTTGGGGCAGTTCCATCGTCCGCTTGGCTGCGGCAACCGCCTCGGCCATTGGATCGGCGACGACATGGTTGGCCAGCCCGAGTTCCACGGCCCGCGCCGCGGGAATCCGCGCACCGGTCAAGGCGTATTCCTTGGCCAGCAGAAGACTGATGTGCAGCGGCCAGGTAATCGGTCCACCATCGGCGGCGACCAGCCCCACCTGCACGTGCGGATCGGCGAGATAGGCCTCCTCGGCGATGTAGACGATGTCGCTGAGCGCCACCAGGCTGCAACCCAACCCCACGGCCGGCCCATTGACGGCCGCCACCACCGGAATTCGGCAGCGGGCCATGCCCAGCACGATCTCGCGGCCGTGGGCAATGGTTTTGGCGCGCAGACCGGCGTCCTGGGCCAGCTCGGCCAGGTAGTGAAAGTCGCCGCCCGCCGAGAACGCGCGGCCGCTGCCGGTAAGCACCGCGGCGCGAGCGGTGCGGTCGTCGCTGAGCCGCGGCCACAGCTGCGCCAGCCCGGTGTGCAGGCTGTCATTGACCGCGTTGAGCGCATCCGGGCGGTTCAGTGTGATGATGCGCAGCGGCCCGTCTGCTTGGACGTCGATTTCCTCCGGCATGTCGTACACGTCAGACTCCTTTGATGGTCGTGACCCGCTTCACCCGGGCTTCGCCCGCGTTCGCGATCACTCCTACTTCGATGGTCGTGACCCGCTTCACCCGGGCTTCGCCCGCGTTCGCGATCACTCCTACTTCGATGGTCGTGACCCGCTTCACCCGGGCTTCGCCCGCGTTCGCGATCACTCCTGCAATCCCAAGATGCGTGAGGCGATGATGTTTTTCTGGATCTGCGAGGTGCCGCCCATGACGCTTTGCGCGCGGCTGTACAGGTAGGCGCTCAACAGGTCAGGGTCGCGGGTTCCGCCGACGGCCAGCGCGGCGTGGCCGACCGACTGCTCGACCCAGGTCATCAGCAGCTTGTCCAGCGACCCTTCCGGCCCGTGCCGCACGCCGTCGAGCTGTTCGGACAACCGCCGCCGCACGTGATGGGTCAGCATTTCGGTTTGCACTGCGGCCCAGGCGAGTTCGTCAGACGGAGGACCGTCACTGCGGGCGGCGAGTTGCCGGACGAGCTTGCCGTATCGGGCGGCGTAGCCGAGCGTGGACGGTTCGCGTTCGTGTCCGACGACGGTCATGGCCAGCGCCCAGCCTTCGCCGGGAGCGCCGATC encodes:
- a CDS encoding TetR/AcrR family transcriptional regulator, translating into MAATRAESRFRDITRSAAQTRILDAALKLIGENGVSGTSLQMIADEIGVTKAAVYHQFKTKEEIVIALTERELGGLEEALEAAEVEQSQPRARELLLERVIDVAIERRGAASTLQFDPVIVRLLAEHQPFQQFIQRLYSVLVGDAGDDAQATAAMLSGAIAVGVMHPLVADVDDDALRSQLLRLTRRFMEIS
- the meaB gene encoding methylmalonyl Co-A mutase-associated GTPase MeaB; the encoded protein is MNIPELIAAARNGSPRAAGRLLSLVESDRRDEVLASIEPSPARVVGITGPPGAGKSTTIAALVGAYRQREFRVAVLAVDPSSPFSGGALLGDRIRMTRHINDSHVLIRSLATRGHLGGLAAAVPAAIRLLGALRYDVILLETVGVGQSEIEIAAVADPTVVILNPGAGDAVQAAKAGLLEVADIVVVNKADRDGAEQTVRDLRAETKAPILMLVAAKGEGVPELVEAIDDHHRTDNRARRIARARAQILSLAQTRLRTRPDLDRLAESVADGRDDPYTAAERLVSPESASTRG
- a CDS encoding enoyl-CoA hydratase/isomerase family protein, whose protein sequence is MYDMPEEIDVQADGPLRIITLNRPDALNAVNDSLHTGLAQLWPRLSDDRTARAAVLTGSGRAFSAGGDFHYLAELAQDAGLRAKTIAHGREIVLGMARCRIPVVAAVNGPAVGLGCSLVALSDIVYIAEEAYLADPHVQVGLVAADGGPITWPLHISLLLAKEYALTGARIPAARAVELGLANHVVADPMAEAVAAAKRTMELPQQAVESTKRVLNVHLERAVLATLDFALTAENQSFQTEDFRSIVTKLTAGKN
- a CDS encoding thiolase family protein, coding for MPEAVIVSALRTPIGTAKKGTLRDTSAYDLAHLVVSEAAAGLESAQVDDVIFGEGLYGGGVLARHAAMTAGLTSVPGLANNRHCAAGQAAVQSAAASIRAGMDQLIIAGGVNSASTSPRSRIQVDGEWVDWFPPTHPDRPDAPNLDMSITVGWNAAVKAGISREEMDAWALRSHRNAISAIDEGRLKEETIPIETPHGLFAVDEHPRRDTSMEKLAALKPLHPEIEGFSITAGNACGANDGAAVLTIASDRLGLPALATVRSWASVGVDPASTGLAPVEVIPKALARAHLSLSDVDLFEVNEAFASMCVATVKLLDLDPDRVNVNGSGCSLGHPVAATGARMLVTLVHELRRRGGGLGVAAMCAGGGMGSATVIEVPAP
- a CDS encoding SDR family NAD(P)-dependent oxidoreductase; the encoded protein is MQISGSSALVVGGAGGLGEATVRRLHAAGAKVVVADLADDKGKELASELGARYVRTDATNTDDVQAALAEAESLGPLRISVDAHGGPASGGRLVGKDGSPLDLDGFKTTIDVYLTGVFNVMRLAAAAMARQEPVDGARGVIVNTASIAAYEGQIGQLPYAAAKGGVVSMTLVAARDLSPLGIRVVTIAPGTFLTPAYGQAGDQLEAYWGPQVPFPKRMGQPAEYAAFVQSIVENDYLNGEVIRLDGALRFPPK
- a CDS encoding SDR family oxidoreductase, producing the protein MAARSNDKEVLVVIGSGGMGLAIARRIGAGHAIVLADIDKSRLDAAADALSRDGNQVLTREVDVTSRSSVAALAEAATAAGRVTAVVHTAGLSPQQASADRVLAVDLLGVALVLDEFGRIIAPGGAGVVIASMAGHMYPALDPQLQHQLANTPADDLLSLDACTSITDSRLAYPFAKRANQIRVAAAAITWGGRGARINCVSPGVISTEMGRLELSGESGPLMQAMVDNAGLRRIGTPDDIAAATEFLLGHSASFITGTDLLVDGGVIAGIHTGTVELGSVAK